CTCGCAAATGATTTTCGGTTTTTCTTCTTCGCGAAAACTAACTCTGCCGACGATCAAAATCATCGAATCATCTGCCAGAAATTCTCGATATTTTTCATAGACACTTGAAAATACAATGACCTCGGCGGACCCCAAAAAATCTTCTAAAGTGACAAACGCCATTGGTTTATTTTTGCGATCCAAAATATTTTTACTTTCATTTACAATACCACAAACTTTGACAGGCGTTCCATCTTTAAAATTTTCCAATGCATCTAAGCTGGTAGAAGAGAACGTTTTTACTTCTTCCTTGAATTTGTTCAAGGGATGTCCGGAAACATAAAATCCAAGAATCTCTTTTTCATATGCCAGGGCACGCGAATCTTTCCAGGGGGAAAGTAGCGGAAGATCCGGATACTGTATGGAGGCATTTCCTTCACCTCCAAACAAGCTCGTCTGGCCCTTCAGTTTTTCTGCATGTGAAGATTGAGCAAAGCTAACTGCCATCTCCGCAGCCTGCAATTTTTGAGCGCGATGTCCCTCCAGAGAATCCATTGCCCCGCCTTGAATTAAACTTTCCAGGACTTTTTTATTGGCCAGCCGCGAATCATTTCTTTCACAAAACTCAAAAATATTTTTGTACCTGCCATTCTCTTTACGTTCTGTTACAATGGATTTAATTGCGTTCTCGCCAACATTCTTCACGGCGCCCAGGCCAAAGCGAATCGCATTGTCTTTAACAATAAAATCAAAATAACTTGCGTTCACATCCGGGGGTTCCACTGTTATGCCCATTCGTTTGCATTCATCCACCAGAATGACGACGCGATTTTTACTTCCCATTTCGCTTGATAGAGTTGCAGCCATAAATTCTGCGGGATGATGCTTCTTAAGGTAAGCCGTTTGAAACGCGATTAAAGCATAGCAGGTTGAATGCGGCTTAACAAAACCATACCCGGCAAACTTGTCCATCAAATCAAATATTTCGTTGGCTAATTTTTTCTCGATATTCTTTTTTTCACAGCCTTCTAAAAACAAAGAGCGTTGTTCCGCCATCAATTCGGCTTTTTTCTTACCCATTGCCCGACGCAACAAATCCGCGTTCCCCATGCTGAATCCGGCCAATTCACTTGCGATTCGCATAACCTGTTCCTGGTAGACAATAACTCCGTAGGTTTCTTTAAGAACCGGTTCCATTAAGGGGTGCAAATACTCTATCTTCTTTTGACTGTGCCGGCGTTTAATAAAATCGTCTATCCATTCCATTGGTCCCGGCCGGTAAAGGGCGTTCATCGCAATAAGATCTTCAAAAACTTGCGGCTTAAGTTTTCTCAAATAATCCCGCATTCCCGAGCTTTCAAATTGAAAAATCCCAACGGTTTCACCTTTAGAAAAAATTTCGTAGGTTTCTTTGTCATCCAAAGGAATCTCATTCAACTCAATTTCAATACCCTTTCGTGATAGGGTTTTGAGTGTCTTATCGAGAACGGTTAAAGTCCTGAGCCCAAGAAAATCCATTTTGAGAACGCCGATATCTTCGAGGATTTTCATATCATATTGCGTGGTCACATCACCTTGCGAAGATTTGTAAATTGGTGTGTAGTTGGTCAATTCATCCGGGGTGATTACAACACCTGCGGCATGGGTGGAAGCGTGGCGCGCGAGGCCTTCCAGGGTCTTTGAATAATCGACAAGCTGACTATACTCATCCTGTTTAGCAAGTTTTTTTAAATCAGGCACGGCTTCAAGTGCTTTATCGAGGGTCATGTTTGGAACTGCCGGGATCATTTTGGCAATTCGATCCACGTCGCCGTAGCTAATTTTAAGAACACGCCCAACGTCACGAATAACCGCCCTGGCAGCCATCGTTCCAAATGTGATAATTTGAGTTA
This candidate division KSB1 bacterium DNA region includes the following protein-coding sequences:
- a CDS encoding DNA polymerase III subunit alpha, translated to MPGYVHLHNHSHYSLLDGACKIDALTNAAVENNMPALALTDHGNMFGAVEFYKTARKKDLKPIIGVEAYVAPGSRKERKSDKKVSDTSFHLVLLAKNLAGYRNLMRLVSIGYLEGFYYRPRVDKEMLQKYSEGLIALSACLKGEVPYYLLKKGYDAAKQSALEYREIFKDDYYLEIHNHGIDEENQVREGLRELGGELSIPLVATNDIHYLKREHYLPHDVLICLQTGKDRDDPKRLRYTTDQIYFKSQSEMAQSFSEFQSALDITSEIAEKCNLELDFDTTYLPKFEIPENEGVDSLADYLKKLTYEGAKNRFGEITQEVDERLNHELNIINEMGYPSYFLIVMDFIRYAKSKCIPVGPGRGSAAGSLVCYCLEITNINPLQYNLIFERFLNPERVNMPDIDIDFCYERREEIIEYVKDKYGEENVTQIITFGTMAARAVIRDVGRVLKISYGDVDRIAKMIPAVPNMTLDKALEAVPDLKKLAKQDEYSQLVDYSKTLEGLARHASTHAAGVVITPDELTNYTPIYKSSQGDVTTQYDMKILEDIGVLKMDFLGLRTLTVLDKTLKTLSRKGIEIELNEIPLDDKETYEIFSKGETVGIFQFESSGMRDYLRKLKPQVFEDLIAMNALYRPGPMEWIDDFIKRRHSQKKIEYLHPLMEPVLKETYGVIVYQEQVMRIASELAGFSMGNADLLRRAMGKKKAELMAEQRSLFLEGCEKKNIEKKLANEIFDLMDKFAGYGFVKPHSTCYALIAFQTAYLKKHHPAEFMAATLSSEMGSKNRVVILVDECKRMGITVEPPDVNASYFDFIVKDNAIRFGLGAVKNVGENAIKSIVTERKENGRYKNIFEFCERNDSRLANKKVLESLIQGGAMDSLEGHRAQKLQAAEMAVSFAQSSHAEKLKGQTSLFGGEGNASIQYPDLPLLSPWKDSRALAYEKEILGFYVSGHPLNKFKEEVKTFSSTSLDALENFKDGTPVKVCGIVNESKNILDRKNKPMAFVTLEDFLGSAEVIVFSSVYEKYREFLADDSMILIVGRVSFREEEKPKIICEEIVLLDRVWEHCGKNLHLSVEKIGVDDPVLNQINILLKQNPGNCNLFFNVKTDENSKEIIKSKNVKVNPSPEVITQLRTLLGQNNVWMEA